From one Pirellulales bacterium genomic stretch:
- a CDS encoding alpha/beta fold hydrolase — MHRFILALVLGLALAPQPAQAEYAWVTSVKRAASVAAVKVGQCWDTCTEACGKTTRRWVRQSVAYLAPEAKSQAAARCGLRLPSDVAADDRLVVLIHGLDSGADYWQDLSPLLEQEGFAVAPLAYPNDQPLEESAALLAGEIARLRADRPNVKLDILAHSMGGIIARCYLEGGAYTGGVGRLVLLAPPNHGSCYSRFSALSEVVEHCRLWRTEDEWSWTWIVTDGLGEARNDIAPGSKFLAELNARPRRSDVRYTIVAGNRNCGWRYAANTLRWTTACVPDGRWGKPLGDNLQRWAETLESRTGTGDGLVPIDHALLPGVDDFVIVSADHTTIACSRNGRPPVAWPIIKDRLKR; from the coding sequence GTGCATCGGTTCATTCTCGCGTTGGTGCTGGGTCTCGCCTTGGCTCCCCAACCGGCACAAGCCGAATACGCCTGGGTGACGAGCGTCAAGCGGGCCGCATCGGTCGCCGCGGTGAAGGTCGGCCAATGCTGGGACACCTGTACTGAAGCCTGCGGCAAGACCACGCGCCGCTGGGTGCGTCAATCGGTCGCTTACCTGGCGCCCGAAGCGAAATCCCAGGCCGCCGCCCGCTGTGGTCTACGCCTGCCCAGTGACGTCGCGGCAGACGATCGCCTGGTCGTCTTGATTCACGGCCTCGATTCCGGCGCTGACTATTGGCAAGACCTGTCGCCGCTGTTGGAACAGGAGGGGTTCGCCGTCGCGCCGCTGGCGTATCCCAACGATCAGCCGTTGGAGGAGAGCGCCGCCTTGCTCGCCGGCGAAATCGCGCGGCTCCGCGCCGACCGGCCCAACGTCAAGCTCGATATCTTGGCGCACAGCATGGGCGGCATCATCGCTCGCTGCTATCTGGAAGGCGGCGCCTACACGGGCGGAGTGGGGCGGCTGGTGCTGCTGGCGCCGCCCAATCACGGCTCGTGCTATTCGCGGTTCAGCGCGTTAAGCGAAGTGGTCGAGCATTGCCGGCTGTGGCGAACGGAAGACGAATGGTCTTGGACCTGGATCGTCACCGACGGCCTGGGCGAAGCACGTAACGACATTGCGCCCGGTTCCAAGTTTCTCGCGGAGCTTAACGCCAGGCCGCGGCGGTCTGACGTGCGCTATACGATTGTGGCCGGCAACCGAAATTGCGGTTGGCGCTATGCCGCCAACACGCTGCGATGGACGACGGCCTGCGTGCCCGATGGTCGCTGGGGCAAGCCGCTGGGAGACAACTTGCAGCGTTGGGCGGAGACGCTCGAATCGCGCACCGGCACGGGCGACGGTCTGGTGCCCATCGACCATGCCTTGTTGCCGGGCGTCGACGATTTCGTTATCGTGTCGGCCGACCACACCACGATCGCTTGTTCGCGCAACGGGCGTCCGCCGGTCGCCTGGCCGATCATCAAGGACCGCCTTAAGCGATAG
- a CDS encoding TlpA disulfide reductase family protein, with translation MKHAAALFVMFAIVGCQKPPSPAAPAQAGGAAEPATQLPDENDAQPADDHAQADKVTVEIKDFDGIQELIASKRGKVVVMDCWSTYCGPCVKEFPGLVALGKEYGPDKLACISLSFNFEGGKKETPEEHKEAVLEFLQSQQATFDNVIASVPSETLYQQLGFKSASVPAIFVYDREGNIARQFEGGDAKYSDVGKLVAKLLE, from the coding sequence ATGAAGCACGCCGCCGCGTTGTTCGTCATGTTTGCAATCGTCGGCTGTCAGAAGCCGCCAAGCCCCGCTGCGCCAGCCCAAGCGGGCGGCGCCGCCGAGCCAGCGACGCAACTGCCCGATGAAAACGACGCGCAGCCGGCAGACGACCATGCGCAGGCCGACAAAGTAACCGTCGAGATCAAGGATTTCGACGGCATTCAGGAATTGATCGCCAGCAAGCGAGGCAAGGTCGTCGTGATGGATTGCTGGAGCACCTATTGCGGTCCGTGCGTCAAAGAGTTTCCGGGACTCGTCGCGCTCGGCAAAGAGTATGGACCCGACAAGCTGGCCTGCATTTCGTTGAGTTTCAACTTCGAGGGCGGAAAAAAGGAGACGCCTGAAGAGCACAAGGAAGCGGTGCTTGAATTCCTCCAAAGCCAGCAGGCGACGTTCGACAACGTCATCGCCAGCGTGCCGTCGGAGACGCTCTACCAGCAGCTTGGTTTCAAGTCGGCCAGCGTGCCCGCCATATTCGTTTACGACCGAGAAGGAAACATCGCCCGGCAATTCGAAGGCGGGGATGCCAAGTACAGCGACGTCGGCAAGTTGGTGGCCAAGTTGCTTGAGTAG